The following are encoded in a window of Haemorhous mexicanus isolate bHaeMex1 chromosome 7, bHaeMex1.pri, whole genome shotgun sequence genomic DNA:
- the SLK gene encoding STE20-like serine/threonine-protein kinase isoform X2, translated as MSFFNFRKIFKLGGEKKKKQYEHVKRDLNPEEFWEIIGELGDGAFGKVFKAQNKETKVLAAAKVIDTKSEEELEDYMVEIDILASCDHANIVKLLDAFYYENNLWILIEFCAGGAVDAVMLELERPLTEPQIKVVCRQTLEALNYLHENKIIHRDLKAGNILFTLDGDIKLADFGVSAKNTRTIQRRDSFIGTPYWMAPEVVMCETSKDRPYDYKADIWSLGITLIEMAQIEPPHHELNPMRVLLKIAKSDPPTLAQPSKWSSDFKDFLKKCLEKNVDARWSASQLLQHPFVTVTSNKPIRELIAEAKAEVTEEVEDGKDEDEEEETENSLLPAEKRASSDLSIASSEEDKLSQNASVLESLSEKTESNAIEDKTTGDESEDIKFRKTADNIHDTPISDVKVQNGSLPTGEDEQGKMVPAEKNTESLEKMHEDTEPQKGGKELDVEIKNEPNLKIEKENSVTDEQIEDDKLKVVPVTEDRVETEEGISKETGEKEEEKGMDLLDGEEEKVPAENRDTEQKEDKGEAQKEAVIDTTTETLPNATVKVSDEEKELIKHGIDNIKEIGAIAETPISDGDKIPELEDKPVESQAKQVHEIISSEETLSESQDTVVEVDKKQAESENEGTSNINSTEETKVKDSGKDIVDQKALQNKPEDIPDKLVDKLTGMDQNSGEHGPENIQETSIQVDKEHPAVSSDEITKNKLQDTVSEQADDSEVTPVPSISISTEENEKVKTDNQGNTETLQQLESENLKENDADSGTGSTADNSSIDLNLSISSFLSKNKETGSISLQETRRQKKTLKKTRKFVVDGVEVSVTTSKIVTENDSKSEEMRFLRRQELRELRLLQKEEQRAQQQLSNKLLQQREQMYRRFEQEMTSKKRQYDQEIENLEKQQKQTIERLEQEHTNRLRDEAKRIKAEQEKELSKFQNVLKNKKKEVLCEVEKAPKELRKELMKRKKEELAQSQHAQEQEFVQKQQQELDASLKKIIQQQKTELATIERDCLNNKQQLMRAREAAFWELEERHLQEKHQLLKQQLKDQYFMQRHQLLKRHEKETEQMQRYNQRLIEELKNKQTQERARLPKIQRSEAKTRMAMFKKSLRINSFASPDQDREKIKQFAVQEEKRQKNERLAQHQKHENQMRDLQLQCEANIRELHQLQNEKCHLLVEHETQKLKELDEEHSQELKEWREKLRPRKKMLEEEFARKLQEQEVFFKMTGESECLNPSTQSRISKFYPIPSLHSTGS; from the exons GCGCAGAACAAAGAAACCAAAGTTCTGGCTGCTGCAAAGGTGATAGATACTAAATCAGAAGAAGAACTTGAAGATTACATGGTGGAGATTGATATTTTAGCATCCTGTGATCATGCTAATATTGTCAAGCTCCTAGATGCTTTCTACTATGAGAACAATCTGTGG ATCCTGATTGAATTttgtgcaggaggagcagtAGATGCAGTAATGTTGG AGCTTGAAAGGCCGTTAACAGAGCCACAGATCAAAGTGGTGTGCAGGCAGACACTGGAAGCACTGAACTACTTGCATGAGAATAAGATCATCCACAGAGATCTAAAAGCTGGCAATATTCTTTTCACATTAGATGGAGACATTAAACTAG CGGATTTTGGAGTATCAGCTAAAAACACCAGAACAATACAAAGAAGAGATTCATTTATTGGCACACCATATTG GATGGCTCCAGAAGTAGTAATGTGTGAGACCTCTAAAGACAGACCATATGATTACAAGGCTGATATCTGGTCTCTTGGCATTACTTTAATAGAAATGGCTCAGATAGAGCCACCTCATCATGAACTGAATCCCATGCGAGTGCTGCTGAAAATCGCGAAATCTGATCCGCCAACATTGGCACAGCCTTCAAAATG GTCATCggattttaaagattttctgaagaaatgtttGGAAAAGAATGTAGATGCAAGGTGGAGTGCAAGTCAACTTCTACAG CATCCATTTGTTACTGTTACTTCAAATAAACCAATAAGAGAATTGATTGCAGAAGCTAAGGCAGAAGTTACAGAAGAAGTTGAAGATGGTAAAGATgaggatgaagaagaagaaacagaaaactctCTG TTACCTGCAGAGAAACGTGCATCCTCTGACCTTAGTATTGCCAGCTCTGAAGAGGATAAACTTTCACAGAATGCTTCTGTCCTGGAATCTCTCtctgagaaaacagaaagtaATGCCATTGAGGACAAAACAACTGGAGATGAATCTGAGGACATTAAATTTAGGAAAACAGCTGATAACATACACGATACTCCCATTAGCGATGTGAAAGTGCAGAACGGTTCTTTGCCAACTGGTGAAGATGAGCAAGGCAAAATGGTGCCAGCagaaaagaatacagaaagcCTGGAAAAAATGCATGAGGATACAGAACCCCAGAAGGGAGGTAAAGAACTTGATGTGGAAATAAAGAATGAACCTAActtaaaaatagagaaagaaaattccGTGACAGATGAACAGATAGAAGATGACAAACTGAAAGTAGTACCTGTAACTGAAGATAGGGTAGAAACTGAAGAAGGCATTTCTAAGGAAACTGgtgaaaaagaagaggagaaggGAATGGATCTCTTGGACGGTGAGGAAGAAAAAGTCCCTGCAGAAAATAGAGATACAGAGCAAAAGGAAGATAAAGGTGAAGCTCAGAAAGAGGCAGTAATAGATACCACTACAGAAACTCTGCCTAATGCTACAGTTAAAGTGTCTGATGAAGAAAAGGAACTAATAAAGCATGGAATTGACAACATTAAGGAGATAGGTGCTATTGCTGAAACACCCATCAGTGATGGGGATAAAATACCTGAGCTGGAGGATAagccagtggaaagtcaggctaAGCAGGTCCATGAGATAATCAGCTCTGAAGAAACTCTATCAGAAAGCCAAGATACAGTGGTCGAAGTAGACAAGAAACAGGCAGAAAGTGAAAATGAGGGTACCAGTAATATAAACAGCACAGAGGAAACAAAAGTCAAAGACTCTGGAAAAGATATTGTAGACCAGAAGGCATTACAGAACAAACCTGAGGATATTCCTGATAAACTGGTGGATAAACTGACTGGTATGGACCAAAATTCAGGAGAGCACGGACCTGAGAACATACAGGAAACCAGCATCCAGGTAGACAAAGAACATCCAGCAGTTTCCTCAGATGAAATCACGAAGAATAAGCTTCAAGACACTGTCAGTGAACAAGCTGATGACTCTGAAGTCACTCCAGTCCCCAGTATTAGTATTAGcactgaagaaaatgagaaggtCAAAACAGATAATCAAGGCAATACTGAGACTTTACAGCAACTGGAATCGGAGAATTTGAAGGAAAATGATGCAGATTCAGGCACTGGTTCTACAGCTGATAACAGCAGCATTGATTTGAACTTGTCCATTTCTAGTTTCCTTAGTAAAAACAAAGAGACAGGATCAATATCTTTACAG GAAACtagaagacagaagaaaacGTTAAAGAAAACTCGGAAGTTTGTCGTTGATGGAGTAGAAGTGAGTGTAACCACATCAAAAATAGTTACTGAAAATGATTCAAAAAGTGAAGAAATGCGATTTCTACG ACGTCAAGAGCTCAGAGAGCTGAGACTTCTTCAGAAAGAGGAGCAGAGAGCCCAACAACAGCTCAGCAATAAGCTTCTGCAGCAGCGAGAGCAGATGTACAGACGTTTTGAACAGGAAATGACA AGTAAAAAGCGCCAGTATGATCAGGAGATAGAGaacctggaaaagcagcagaagcagacGATCGAGcgcctggagcaggagcacacaAATCGCTTACGGGATGAAGCAAAGCGCATCAAggctgagcaggagaaggagtTGTCCAAATTCCAGAAtgtgctgaaaaacaaaaaaaaagag GTTTTATGTGAAGTGGAGAAAGCACCAAAAGAGCTGAGAAAAGAGCTCATGAAACGCAAGAAAGAGGAGCTTGCACAAAGCCAGCATGCTCAG GAGCAGGAGTTTGTGCAGAAACAGCAACAAGAACTGGATGCAtctctgaagaaaataattcagcagCAGAAGACAGAACTGGCCACTATTGAACGAGATTGCCTCAACAACAAACAGCAGCTCATGAGAG CTCGTGAAGCTGCATtctgggagctggaggagcgGCACCTACAGGAGAAACACCAGCTCCTCAAGCAGCAGCTCAAGGATCAGTACTTCATGCAGAGGCACCAGCTGCTTAAGAGGCATGAAAAA GAAACAGAACAAATGCAGAGGTATAATCAACGCCTTATAGAGGAGTTAAAGAACAAGCAAACTCAGGAAAGAGCCAGACTGCCTAAAATCCAGCGAAGTGAAGCAAAGACTCGGATGGCCATGTTTAAGAAAAGTTTAAGAATCAATTCATTTGCCTCTCCAGACCAAGATCGTGAAAAAATTAAGCAG tttgctgttcaagaagaaaagaggcagaagaaTGAGAGACTGGCACAGCATCAGAAACATGAAAACCAAATGCGGGACCTTCAGTTGCAGTGTGAAGCAAACATCAGGGAACTGCATCAGTTACAG aatgaaaaatgCCATCTACTGGTTGAGCATGAGACTCAGAAGCTAAAAGAGCTGGATGAAGAGCACAGTCAAGAACTGAAGGAATGGAGAGAGAAATTGAGAccaagaaaaaag ATGCTGGAAGAAGAATTTGCCAGAAAACTGCAGGAACAGgaagttttctttaaaatgactGGAGAATCTGAATGCCTTAATCCTTCAACACAAAGCCGGATTTCCAAATTCTACCCAATCCCCAGTCTTCACTCCACTGGGTCGTAA
- the SLK gene encoding STE20-like serine/threonine-protein kinase isoform X3, with amino-acid sequence MSFFNFRKIFKLGGEKKKKQYEHVKRDLNPEEFWEIIGELGDGAFGKVFKAQNKETKVLAAAKVIDTKSEEELEDYMVEIDILASCDHANIVKLLDAFYYENNLWILIEFCAGGAVDAVMLELERPLTEPQIKVVCRQTLEALNYLHENKIIHRDLKAGNILFTLDGDIKLADFGVSAKNTRTIQRRDSFIGTPYWMAPEVVMCETSKDRPYDYKADIWSLGITLIEMAQIEPPHHELNPMRVLLKIAKSDPPTLAQPSKWSSDFKDFLKKCLEKNVDARWSASQLLQHPFVTVTSNKPIRELIAEAKAEVTEEVEDGKDEDEEEETENSLQLPAEKRASSDLSIASSEEDKLSQNASVLESLSEKTESNAIEDKTTGDESEDIKFRKTADNIHDTPISDVKVQNGSLPTGEDEQGKMVPAEKNTESLEKMHEDTEPQKGGKELDVEIKNEPNLKIEKENSVTDEQIEDDKLKVVPVTEDRVETEEGISKETGEKEEEKGMDLLDGEEEKVPAENRDTEQKEDKGEAQKEAVIDTTTETLPNATVKVSDEEKELIKHGIDNIKEIGAIAETPISDGDKIPELEDKPVESQAKQVHEIISSEETLSESQDTVVEVDKKQAESENEGTSNINSTEETKVKDSGKDIVDQKALQNKPEDIPDKLVDKLTGMDQNSGEHGPENIQETSIQVDKEHPAVSSDEITKNKLQDTVSEQADDSEVTPVPSISISTEENEKVKTDNQGNTETLQQLESENLKENDADSGTGSTADNSSIDLNLSISSFLSKNKETGSISLQETRRQKKTLKKTRKFVVDGVEVSVTTSKIVTENDSKSEEMRFLRRQELRELRLLQKEEQRAQQQLSNKLLQQREQMYRRFEQEMTSKKRQYDQEIENLEKQQKQTIERLEQEHTNRLRDEAKRIKAEQEKELSKFQNVLKNKKKEEQEFVQKQQQELDASLKKIIQQQKTELATIERDCLNNKQQLMRAREAAFWELEERHLQEKHQLLKQQLKDQYFMQRHQLLKRHEKETEQMQRYNQRLIEELKNKQTQERARLPKIQRSEAKTRMAMFKKSLRINSFASPDQDREKIKQFAVQEEKRQKNERLAQHQKHENQMRDLQLQCEANIRELHQLQNEKCHLLVEHETQKLKELDEEHSQELKEWREKLRPRKKMLEEEFARKLQEQEVFFKMTGESECLNPSTQSRISKFYPIPSLHSTGS; translated from the exons GCGCAGAACAAAGAAACCAAAGTTCTGGCTGCTGCAAAGGTGATAGATACTAAATCAGAAGAAGAACTTGAAGATTACATGGTGGAGATTGATATTTTAGCATCCTGTGATCATGCTAATATTGTCAAGCTCCTAGATGCTTTCTACTATGAGAACAATCTGTGG ATCCTGATTGAATTttgtgcaggaggagcagtAGATGCAGTAATGTTGG AGCTTGAAAGGCCGTTAACAGAGCCACAGATCAAAGTGGTGTGCAGGCAGACACTGGAAGCACTGAACTACTTGCATGAGAATAAGATCATCCACAGAGATCTAAAAGCTGGCAATATTCTTTTCACATTAGATGGAGACATTAAACTAG CGGATTTTGGAGTATCAGCTAAAAACACCAGAACAATACAAAGAAGAGATTCATTTATTGGCACACCATATTG GATGGCTCCAGAAGTAGTAATGTGTGAGACCTCTAAAGACAGACCATATGATTACAAGGCTGATATCTGGTCTCTTGGCATTACTTTAATAGAAATGGCTCAGATAGAGCCACCTCATCATGAACTGAATCCCATGCGAGTGCTGCTGAAAATCGCGAAATCTGATCCGCCAACATTGGCACAGCCTTCAAAATG GTCATCggattttaaagattttctgaagaaatgtttGGAAAAGAATGTAGATGCAAGGTGGAGTGCAAGTCAACTTCTACAG CATCCATTTGTTACTGTTACTTCAAATAAACCAATAAGAGAATTGATTGCAGAAGCTAAGGCAGAAGTTACAGAAGAAGTTGAAGATGGTAAAGATgaggatgaagaagaagaaacagaaaactctCTG CAGTTACCTGCAGAGAAACGTGCATCCTCTGACCTTAGTATTGCCAGCTCTGAAGAGGATAAACTTTCACAGAATGCTTCTGTCCTGGAATCTCTCtctgagaaaacagaaagtaATGCCATTGAGGACAAAACAACTGGAGATGAATCTGAGGACATTAAATTTAGGAAAACAGCTGATAACATACACGATACTCCCATTAGCGATGTGAAAGTGCAGAACGGTTCTTTGCCAACTGGTGAAGATGAGCAAGGCAAAATGGTGCCAGCagaaaagaatacagaaagcCTGGAAAAAATGCATGAGGATACAGAACCCCAGAAGGGAGGTAAAGAACTTGATGTGGAAATAAAGAATGAACCTAActtaaaaatagagaaagaaaattccGTGACAGATGAACAGATAGAAGATGACAAACTGAAAGTAGTACCTGTAACTGAAGATAGGGTAGAAACTGAAGAAGGCATTTCTAAGGAAACTGgtgaaaaagaagaggagaaggGAATGGATCTCTTGGACGGTGAGGAAGAAAAAGTCCCTGCAGAAAATAGAGATACAGAGCAAAAGGAAGATAAAGGTGAAGCTCAGAAAGAGGCAGTAATAGATACCACTACAGAAACTCTGCCTAATGCTACAGTTAAAGTGTCTGATGAAGAAAAGGAACTAATAAAGCATGGAATTGACAACATTAAGGAGATAGGTGCTATTGCTGAAACACCCATCAGTGATGGGGATAAAATACCTGAGCTGGAGGATAagccagtggaaagtcaggctaAGCAGGTCCATGAGATAATCAGCTCTGAAGAAACTCTATCAGAAAGCCAAGATACAGTGGTCGAAGTAGACAAGAAACAGGCAGAAAGTGAAAATGAGGGTACCAGTAATATAAACAGCACAGAGGAAACAAAAGTCAAAGACTCTGGAAAAGATATTGTAGACCAGAAGGCATTACAGAACAAACCTGAGGATATTCCTGATAAACTGGTGGATAAACTGACTGGTATGGACCAAAATTCAGGAGAGCACGGACCTGAGAACATACAGGAAACCAGCATCCAGGTAGACAAAGAACATCCAGCAGTTTCCTCAGATGAAATCACGAAGAATAAGCTTCAAGACACTGTCAGTGAACAAGCTGATGACTCTGAAGTCACTCCAGTCCCCAGTATTAGTATTAGcactgaagaaaatgagaaggtCAAAACAGATAATCAAGGCAATACTGAGACTTTACAGCAACTGGAATCGGAGAATTTGAAGGAAAATGATGCAGATTCAGGCACTGGTTCTACAGCTGATAACAGCAGCATTGATTTGAACTTGTCCATTTCTAGTTTCCTTAGTAAAAACAAAGAGACAGGATCAATATCTTTACAG GAAACtagaagacagaagaaaacGTTAAAGAAAACTCGGAAGTTTGTCGTTGATGGAGTAGAAGTGAGTGTAACCACATCAAAAATAGTTACTGAAAATGATTCAAAAAGTGAAGAAATGCGATTTCTACG ACGTCAAGAGCTCAGAGAGCTGAGACTTCTTCAGAAAGAGGAGCAGAGAGCCCAACAACAGCTCAGCAATAAGCTTCTGCAGCAGCGAGAGCAGATGTACAGACGTTTTGAACAGGAAATGACA AGTAAAAAGCGCCAGTATGATCAGGAGATAGAGaacctggaaaagcagcagaagcagacGATCGAGcgcctggagcaggagcacacaAATCGCTTACGGGATGAAGCAAAGCGCATCAAggctgagcaggagaaggagtTGTCCAAATTCCAGAAtgtgctgaaaaacaaaaaaaaagag GAGCAGGAGTTTGTGCAGAAACAGCAACAAGAACTGGATGCAtctctgaagaaaataattcagcagCAGAAGACAGAACTGGCCACTATTGAACGAGATTGCCTCAACAACAAACAGCAGCTCATGAGAG CTCGTGAAGCTGCATtctgggagctggaggagcgGCACCTACAGGAGAAACACCAGCTCCTCAAGCAGCAGCTCAAGGATCAGTACTTCATGCAGAGGCACCAGCTGCTTAAGAGGCATGAAAAA GAAACAGAACAAATGCAGAGGTATAATCAACGCCTTATAGAGGAGTTAAAGAACAAGCAAACTCAGGAAAGAGCCAGACTGCCTAAAATCCAGCGAAGTGAAGCAAAGACTCGGATGGCCATGTTTAAGAAAAGTTTAAGAATCAATTCATTTGCCTCTCCAGACCAAGATCGTGAAAAAATTAAGCAG tttgctgttcaagaagaaaagaggcagaagaaTGAGAGACTGGCACAGCATCAGAAACATGAAAACCAAATGCGGGACCTTCAGTTGCAGTGTGAAGCAAACATCAGGGAACTGCATCAGTTACAG aatgaaaaatgCCATCTACTGGTTGAGCATGAGACTCAGAAGCTAAAAGAGCTGGATGAAGAGCACAGTCAAGAACTGAAGGAATGGAGAGAGAAATTGAGAccaagaaaaaag ATGCTGGAAGAAGAATTTGCCAGAAAACTGCAGGAACAGgaagttttctttaaaatgactGGAGAATCTGAATGCCTTAATCCTTCAACACAAAGCCGGATTTCCAAATTCTACCCAATCCCCAGTCTTCACTCCACTGGGTCGTAA
- the SLK gene encoding STE20-like serine/threonine-protein kinase isoform X1, which translates to MSFFNFRKIFKLGGEKKKKQYEHVKRDLNPEEFWEIIGELGDGAFGKVFKAQNKETKVLAAAKVIDTKSEEELEDYMVEIDILASCDHANIVKLLDAFYYENNLWILIEFCAGGAVDAVMLELERPLTEPQIKVVCRQTLEALNYLHENKIIHRDLKAGNILFTLDGDIKLADFGVSAKNTRTIQRRDSFIGTPYWMAPEVVMCETSKDRPYDYKADIWSLGITLIEMAQIEPPHHELNPMRVLLKIAKSDPPTLAQPSKWSSDFKDFLKKCLEKNVDARWSASQLLQHPFVTVTSNKPIRELIAEAKAEVTEEVEDGKDEDEEEETENSLQLPAEKRASSDLSIASSEEDKLSQNASVLESLSEKTESNAIEDKTTGDESEDIKFRKTADNIHDTPISDVKVQNGSLPTGEDEQGKMVPAEKNTESLEKMHEDTEPQKGGKELDVEIKNEPNLKIEKENSVTDEQIEDDKLKVVPVTEDRVETEEGISKETGEKEEEKGMDLLDGEEEKVPAENRDTEQKEDKGEAQKEAVIDTTTETLPNATVKVSDEEKELIKHGIDNIKEIGAIAETPISDGDKIPELEDKPVESQAKQVHEIISSEETLSESQDTVVEVDKKQAESENEGTSNINSTEETKVKDSGKDIVDQKALQNKPEDIPDKLVDKLTGMDQNSGEHGPENIQETSIQVDKEHPAVSSDEITKNKLQDTVSEQADDSEVTPVPSISISTEENEKVKTDNQGNTETLQQLESENLKENDADSGTGSTADNSSIDLNLSISSFLSKNKETGSISLQETRRQKKTLKKTRKFVVDGVEVSVTTSKIVTENDSKSEEMRFLRRQELRELRLLQKEEQRAQQQLSNKLLQQREQMYRRFEQEMTSKKRQYDQEIENLEKQQKQTIERLEQEHTNRLRDEAKRIKAEQEKELSKFQNVLKNKKKEVLCEVEKAPKELRKELMKRKKEELAQSQHAQEQEFVQKQQQELDASLKKIIQQQKTELATIERDCLNNKQQLMRAREAAFWELEERHLQEKHQLLKQQLKDQYFMQRHQLLKRHEKETEQMQRYNQRLIEELKNKQTQERARLPKIQRSEAKTRMAMFKKSLRINSFASPDQDREKIKQFAVQEEKRQKNERLAQHQKHENQMRDLQLQCEANIRELHQLQNEKCHLLVEHETQKLKELDEEHSQELKEWREKLRPRKKMLEEEFARKLQEQEVFFKMTGESECLNPSTQSRISKFYPIPSLHSTGS; encoded by the exons GCGCAGAACAAAGAAACCAAAGTTCTGGCTGCTGCAAAGGTGATAGATACTAAATCAGAAGAAGAACTTGAAGATTACATGGTGGAGATTGATATTTTAGCATCCTGTGATCATGCTAATATTGTCAAGCTCCTAGATGCTTTCTACTATGAGAACAATCTGTGG ATCCTGATTGAATTttgtgcaggaggagcagtAGATGCAGTAATGTTGG AGCTTGAAAGGCCGTTAACAGAGCCACAGATCAAAGTGGTGTGCAGGCAGACACTGGAAGCACTGAACTACTTGCATGAGAATAAGATCATCCACAGAGATCTAAAAGCTGGCAATATTCTTTTCACATTAGATGGAGACATTAAACTAG CGGATTTTGGAGTATCAGCTAAAAACACCAGAACAATACAAAGAAGAGATTCATTTATTGGCACACCATATTG GATGGCTCCAGAAGTAGTAATGTGTGAGACCTCTAAAGACAGACCATATGATTACAAGGCTGATATCTGGTCTCTTGGCATTACTTTAATAGAAATGGCTCAGATAGAGCCACCTCATCATGAACTGAATCCCATGCGAGTGCTGCTGAAAATCGCGAAATCTGATCCGCCAACATTGGCACAGCCTTCAAAATG GTCATCggattttaaagattttctgaagaaatgtttGGAAAAGAATGTAGATGCAAGGTGGAGTGCAAGTCAACTTCTACAG CATCCATTTGTTACTGTTACTTCAAATAAACCAATAAGAGAATTGATTGCAGAAGCTAAGGCAGAAGTTACAGAAGAAGTTGAAGATGGTAAAGATgaggatgaagaagaagaaacagaaaactctCTG CAGTTACCTGCAGAGAAACGTGCATCCTCTGACCTTAGTATTGCCAGCTCTGAAGAGGATAAACTTTCACAGAATGCTTCTGTCCTGGAATCTCTCtctgagaaaacagaaagtaATGCCATTGAGGACAAAACAACTGGAGATGAATCTGAGGACATTAAATTTAGGAAAACAGCTGATAACATACACGATACTCCCATTAGCGATGTGAAAGTGCAGAACGGTTCTTTGCCAACTGGTGAAGATGAGCAAGGCAAAATGGTGCCAGCagaaaagaatacagaaagcCTGGAAAAAATGCATGAGGATACAGAACCCCAGAAGGGAGGTAAAGAACTTGATGTGGAAATAAAGAATGAACCTAActtaaaaatagagaaagaaaattccGTGACAGATGAACAGATAGAAGATGACAAACTGAAAGTAGTACCTGTAACTGAAGATAGGGTAGAAACTGAAGAAGGCATTTCTAAGGAAACTGgtgaaaaagaagaggagaaggGAATGGATCTCTTGGACGGTGAGGAAGAAAAAGTCCCTGCAGAAAATAGAGATACAGAGCAAAAGGAAGATAAAGGTGAAGCTCAGAAAGAGGCAGTAATAGATACCACTACAGAAACTCTGCCTAATGCTACAGTTAAAGTGTCTGATGAAGAAAAGGAACTAATAAAGCATGGAATTGACAACATTAAGGAGATAGGTGCTATTGCTGAAACACCCATCAGTGATGGGGATAAAATACCTGAGCTGGAGGATAagccagtggaaagtcaggctaAGCAGGTCCATGAGATAATCAGCTCTGAAGAAACTCTATCAGAAAGCCAAGATACAGTGGTCGAAGTAGACAAGAAACAGGCAGAAAGTGAAAATGAGGGTACCAGTAATATAAACAGCACAGAGGAAACAAAAGTCAAAGACTCTGGAAAAGATATTGTAGACCAGAAGGCATTACAGAACAAACCTGAGGATATTCCTGATAAACTGGTGGATAAACTGACTGGTATGGACCAAAATTCAGGAGAGCACGGACCTGAGAACATACAGGAAACCAGCATCCAGGTAGACAAAGAACATCCAGCAGTTTCCTCAGATGAAATCACGAAGAATAAGCTTCAAGACACTGTCAGTGAACAAGCTGATGACTCTGAAGTCACTCCAGTCCCCAGTATTAGTATTAGcactgaagaaaatgagaaggtCAAAACAGATAATCAAGGCAATACTGAGACTTTACAGCAACTGGAATCGGAGAATTTGAAGGAAAATGATGCAGATTCAGGCACTGGTTCTACAGCTGATAACAGCAGCATTGATTTGAACTTGTCCATTTCTAGTTTCCTTAGTAAAAACAAAGAGACAGGATCAATATCTTTACAG GAAACtagaagacagaagaaaacGTTAAAGAAAACTCGGAAGTTTGTCGTTGATGGAGTAGAAGTGAGTGTAACCACATCAAAAATAGTTACTGAAAATGATTCAAAAAGTGAAGAAATGCGATTTCTACG ACGTCAAGAGCTCAGAGAGCTGAGACTTCTTCAGAAAGAGGAGCAGAGAGCCCAACAACAGCTCAGCAATAAGCTTCTGCAGCAGCGAGAGCAGATGTACAGACGTTTTGAACAGGAAATGACA AGTAAAAAGCGCCAGTATGATCAGGAGATAGAGaacctggaaaagcagcagaagcagacGATCGAGcgcctggagcaggagcacacaAATCGCTTACGGGATGAAGCAAAGCGCATCAAggctgagcaggagaaggagtTGTCCAAATTCCAGAAtgtgctgaaaaacaaaaaaaaagag GTTTTATGTGAAGTGGAGAAAGCACCAAAAGAGCTGAGAAAAGAGCTCATGAAACGCAAGAAAGAGGAGCTTGCACAAAGCCAGCATGCTCAG GAGCAGGAGTTTGTGCAGAAACAGCAACAAGAACTGGATGCAtctctgaagaaaataattcagcagCAGAAGACAGAACTGGCCACTATTGAACGAGATTGCCTCAACAACAAACAGCAGCTCATGAGAG CTCGTGAAGCTGCATtctgggagctggaggagcgGCACCTACAGGAGAAACACCAGCTCCTCAAGCAGCAGCTCAAGGATCAGTACTTCATGCAGAGGCACCAGCTGCTTAAGAGGCATGAAAAA GAAACAGAACAAATGCAGAGGTATAATCAACGCCTTATAGAGGAGTTAAAGAACAAGCAAACTCAGGAAAGAGCCAGACTGCCTAAAATCCAGCGAAGTGAAGCAAAGACTCGGATGGCCATGTTTAAGAAAAGTTTAAGAATCAATTCATTTGCCTCTCCAGACCAAGATCGTGAAAAAATTAAGCAG tttgctgttcaagaagaaaagaggcagaagaaTGAGAGACTGGCACAGCATCAGAAACATGAAAACCAAATGCGGGACCTTCAGTTGCAGTGTGAAGCAAACATCAGGGAACTGCATCAGTTACAG aatgaaaaatgCCATCTACTGGTTGAGCATGAGACTCAGAAGCTAAAAGAGCTGGATGAAGAGCACAGTCAAGAACTGAAGGAATGGAGAGAGAAATTGAGAccaagaaaaaag ATGCTGGAAGAAGAATTTGCCAGAAAACTGCAGGAACAGgaagttttctttaaaatgactGGAGAATCTGAATGCCTTAATCCTTCAACACAAAGCCGGATTTCCAAATTCTACCCAATCCCCAGTCTTCACTCCACTGGGTCGTAA